The Camelina sativa cultivar DH55 chromosome 16, Cs, whole genome shotgun sequence sequence AactatttctctttttcaaaaaaaaatttaattagatgATTTCCCGTACGCGCCAGTTAccgttataattttttttgttagttatataAATTCGTTAACAATAAACTATTCTGAAATGTATTATAATGAGAGAATTGTTTACTCTATGATACATAGTAGGCCACCTAACGACCTAAACatattcaaaatctaaaattgtaTAAGTTTAGTCGTCTTTAAAATTTACTAAGCTGGTTGAAAATTTGATGTCTAATATTACATAACTTTGCTATAAATTTTTTGGAGTTTGTTCATATATGAGTTATTTATGTACTATTGAAAACCACTTTTCATCTGTGATAATACATGATTTTctgttttgaatatttcatatttaaaattaaaaaattcctttatttcttatatttttgttctattattttttgctttttcaataaaacattgattattaattgattataaatatactttttctatattttgggTGCccacttttgagttttgacaagTGCTTGTCACACTAATTTGTCCTATGAAACGTATGTTGCgagatattttatttgtatggatatggattttcgttttttttctatttaatttattgacaatttgttgaattttatttaaaaatttaaacaaaaataaacctaaaacaaaagaaacgcATAGCAAAAGCTATTTCAATAGTACCATAATGTGAATTCCCATCATTATCGATTCACCTAAAAGTCAATAGATTAAGAACTAGTTTTTTACACAATTTAGCTCAACCAAAACCAATTTATTACCACGCATATTGTTAAAATGGTTTTGGGGAAAAATACATGTCTTCGATATAGGTATTTTACttgaaaatatcaataataaaacATTGAGTGAGTTCTGATGTAAGAAAATATATCAAGATATGTTGTAGAGACATTgactaacaaacaaaacagacaCTGCAGATATGTCGGCAATGTCATCtaaattgtctttttcttccaaacttTTGTTAACCATGTGTCACTCAAACTAAATCCATTaacataaataaactaataatactaaCTTGCTTATAAGATTGATGCAACCGCAAGtagcaacaaaataatatattatattataaattgagaagaaaaataaaaactaaaaagaagaaagaagcacGAAAACAAACAACGCCGAACACAAGAGTAGACTTCTGATTAATTAGAGCGAGCTTAATTTGCATAGATTAACAAGTAATATGTACACATCACActacatacattatacatttttcttttctttttgggaaaTGGGTAAAGTGCAGAAGCATTCTTCCATCTTCCATCTCCCATCATACAGAGGCGACACTTCAGGCTTCTTCCTTCCTCCACTTTGATTCCGACCAATGACTTTCTTCTTGTTATGTACACAGCCAATAACTGTTGATCGAACTGCCACaaggagaaaaacataagattcGAGAAACAATATTTTGGTCATTCAGTATgaattttcgtttatttctcCTTACCTCTCTTATGTGTATTTCTTCAGGTTACGTTTGGCCCGAAACTTGCCAAGCTTGTCTCTCCACTCAgctgtaaatcatagaaccaacaatGTAATTGATCAGTATAACACTATTTGCTGATACATAAATCAGATTCGACTCGATGCTGTGCTACAGCCACCAATCAGACCAGTATAACACTATTTGAAACCATGAATGTACATTGTGGACATGGAGACAATAAGCTTACCGGCTTCATCATATCGCTCTTCATCAACAGCTTGCATCATGTTGCTCAAAATATTAAACTCTTTCGTATCAAGACAAGCTTGACCATTTGGTCTGCACAAAGTTGAAACGGAGTTTTAAGTTGCGAGTTGTGACACTAAAATCCACAGCAAAAAGATGTGATCAGGTTAGATTGATCTTTTATGCATCTTTAGTAGATGTCTGAAGATTTACCGGTCTTGTTCAATAAATAGTAAACCATCTGAAGCAGGTGCCAGTGTTGATAGCTTTCCTGACTCAATGACTCTCATTCCATCACTATATGCAAGGTACTTGTTCACTTGGATAGGTACCTATAGATGGATCAACACGATATATCAATGAAGACGTATTTATATTTAGCTCAGAtggcaaataataaaataaacatagtAATGTCTTACCTTGCATCTAACTGCTATATTAATTGCATCTGAAGGCCGAAGGTCGAAGCTGATACAGTCCGAGGCATTACCCACCTGCAATGTACAGTCCCAAAAAAGCAGCCTTAATTAGTAGAGGAAACAAGACAACTGAGTTCCTTAGACTTGAAGGAAGTTGTATTAAGGAAACCAGTTACAAACCTTTGAAAGGTACAACTGGGCAAAGTACGCCTCGTGAACTCTTTTGGTGACTCTAACAAGTCTAACCTGTAGAAAAGTTGTGACATTTTCATGAAAAAATATGTTCACGAGAAGAGGAAAATACATAAATGAGGACAAACTGAAACCATATGACATACTTCGTAACCCATTTTGTCCACCATTTCCTTCACCACTTGATACATGGTAGGTCTTGCCTGCAACAAGTAAAAAACCATAAAACCTCTCTTCAATCACTCTTTACTGATccagggaaagaaaaaaaaaaaagaagacaaggTGCGATAAAAGCATACAATTTGGACATTGGTCATTGCTGCCATGAGTAATACACTTGGCATCTCCACTGcaataaaacaaaacgaaaTAAGAAACTGAAAACATTCTGAGAGTGAGATAAATATCAACACTTTTGAGAACATCAAAACTACGCTACTACACGTACAGACGATAATGGGAAGGAGAAGACCAGTTCCATCTTCCATTTTCAAAACAATAGCAGGGTGTGGAGCATAATCTGGTAAATGACCTCCTTGAGGATTGTTATGAACACATCGTAGTTGCCTACCATCCCTCATCTTAACCATGAAACCATCTGATCCACTCCTTACTTCaactaaaacattcaaaaaaaaaaaaaaaacccaaagttATATAAAAAGGTGGAACTCAAATTCAATCAAAccagacaaagaaaataatccCACGAACTAGCTTACCAGCTTCCATAACACTAGATTTAACATAATCTTCATCGTGTTCATTAAAATTCTCAGCGGTGCTTCCAGTACCATCAGAGTGAGAGCTGAAAACACACTTAATAGTACTCCTGTTGCAGAATCTAAGAGTGATTGTTGTTGTGGTAACCTGATGAGACTTGACACCTTTGTTCCGATGATTACCCCAGAATTGGCTTCTAGGTTTCAAACCAGTGTAGTTGACAAGTGAAGCACATGCACCACCAACTTGTCTTGGACGAATCGCAGGGCATACAACTGGTGCTTGAAGCGACCTcatcttccttccttccttcaaTACACAATCATCAAACACAAGAAATTTTGAGTATCAATAACATTACCATATCTCTAAtctaaaaattctaaaaaactGGAATTAAAATTTCAGATCATTGATCCATACAACCAAACAATAGATTCCAAAACAAACTACCAAAACGAAAAAGTCAAATCAATCAATGATCTCTATACAATGGAAGGAGTTTAACATATTCATCGAATCTAACCATAGacatccccaaaaaaaaaacacctattGATGATCAATAAATAAGAAGAtcataaatagttttttttgaatCACTTACAAGTGGAAACGGATAAGATCAGATGATCGTGGATGGTAATAAACACTCGCACGAGAGATTGGTGACGACTCTGATCAGATCGATTCAATCAAGAAGAGGATCGAAGAGTTCCGAAGAAGCCAAATAGAGAAGAGAGGATCAATCGGAagaagatagatagagagagagagagagagagagagagagagagagagagagagagagagagagagatgattctTCACTTGAGAGGAGTTGAGAGATCAAAGGAGTGAGAGAATCTCCGTTACCTTTATCGACTCAGTTTTTCCATTAATTGTCGATTTTACCCCTTTCaccaaaaaatttgtttcattttgcctaacctttttgtattttatttatggaccaacttttaaataaatttagcgATGtttaccaaaccaaaaacatccTACCTATTTCATTTTATACTACTCAATTTTTGATTACAAATATAAtctggtaattttttttttatgtttagtcCATGTCAATTGTAAAAAATCTCTGTCTTTCATAAGCTaattgttttaagattttttcttattcttaaaaaattgatattgtaaattaaaaaagattaaaataattttttattataattttttccatATGGCATGCTAtctaaagtttatatttttttctttctatctaaaagtaattataaattaatttataaataaaaatataactttttcttgatatatgtgaaattggcaaaaaatcaatttattagGAATATGGGAAGTACTATTTagtaaatgtaaaatgacaatctcatatagatttttaaaataattaagggaaaaaataatgatacaGTATGTATGCTTTGACATTTCTGGTTAAGGAAGGCATCGATGtgtaaaaaatctttaattattatttgaccaaacaaaaacacatgatATTTGTGCCTTGGTCATTGTTATACAATTAGGACACCGTCAATTTCATTTACGTCTAATTTGAGCAAGAGATGTACCAACAACTTATAatagattaataataataaaatcataagGCATATAAAATTGGTACGGAATAACTCATTCACCtattcctgttttttttttttttttttttttttaaatttttggtgagCCAGTTGAACCTATTCTAATATTGTAATTAGGAAACCGAAATGGGAAAGGGTTAAAAAAGGGAATTCAAATAATCTAAACGTGATGACGTGAGAACAAAACAACGTAAAAGCTCGACACGTCATCACTTGACGGCAGACGAAATATTATTCGCCTAGATGGATGCCACGTGTACCTGCGCCCTTTGTATCCCTCAGAGATGGTTTTGGATAAGgtataactaaaattatatatttctgaTATACTTAACTAAAAATAgagtatttacatttatatctaaagtctaaaccaaaaaataatatagtttattttaaaacaaaaaaaaagaaatgtgcACATGATATAAAAAGAATATCAATTAACAAATTCTGAGTAATTTGATTTGGCCAATTAGCGCAAAATGCAAGTCTGAATCAAGGAAAGTGAAATAAGCAAGTTGAAATTGAAACTAGTACAAATTTGTAAGCTAAGAGGTCAATGTCAATGATGGGCCCTTTGACATTGCCAAATACCTTATCGGTCCAACGAAAAAATTGATAGGTTAATGGCTTCACGAGCGTTCCTTCGTTATCCAATTTCTCAGCCCCAAAAATATCCTCACCCCAACACCCCTTCTTCCTCAATGTTTggatatgtatttatttttccttaattCTCATTTGTATTTTTACTTGTATGGATATGCATTATTGCTTGATCATTGAAACATGAGAGTGCTACGATTCTGgaggaaaaacaaacaaacaaacagaaggCTAAGATTCTCTGGGGTTTATTTTCTATTGCATGATACATAATTACAAATTATGTTGgtccaaaacaaaattaggcGTATAATTAGGGGCCAATAATTACCCATGGTTTTTCTAGCATCTAAGTATCTAACGAgtatttttaacttttgatttaattaattaacaaccaccacaaaacacaacaaaaacaaaagttaacgGATCAACCGATCAAAATCAAACCGGTTTTATTGGAcacaattaagaaaacaatgggCTTTAAAGGAGAAGCCCAACATTTCAAAAAGCAACTACAGTAATAAGTCAAAGCGTTGACCTTAATACGGGCAAAAGATGGAGCATTCACAAACGTCTGAACTGGTCAAAAATATAATCACTGAACAGCATATTCGAATAGAAAGAGCATACAgcatattttgatttattgttgtttttaaaagaGTGATATTTTGGGTATTAACCGAACTTAATTACACGGTTTACACTTCCGActctatatgtataattttatttgtcttATGTGGATTTCTccaaataaacatataataatctattattataaaattgatGGTTCGAGATGTATCTCAAGAGGAACCTTCAAGTTCTTTTCGTTTGAAGAAAAAGctaaattgaaatatatatatatatatatatcgtagtataagattcatatatatttaaaaaataagaaagataaTCAGATGCACGTATATGTATATGagctatatatatgataaggTGTTTCTGATATTTTTTGCGACTTTTAAAAAGATTCGATGTCGGCTGCTCTAAGCCTCGTTCACTCACTCTCAAGACTTTAGCATTCGCTCCCGACTTAACCCTACCACTAtttcattctttcttctttccttttacCACTTTacgtatttttcattttctttccaattttaaaactttacatcggtttaaaaaaaaaaaaaaatttacatagaGCGTTTAGTACCAAATATGTTACTGATTACTGATTAGTTTGTACAGACACTTGGTTTTATTTGGTTCATCACTCAAATTCTCGAACTGACACTCACATTGATAAATGTAAATATGATCATGAAATGGTTTCCTTTTATCTCAATTAAGAACTTTTGTGGATATGAATCCATATTCTTGGACTAAAAAGTtatcaaaatacaatacatGTACAGTTAAAAACTTTCTGGTCCTTAATGATCATTTTTATCGCTATTCACACAACTAGCTAGAACACCTAGCTAACTAATACTCCAAtggatataatatatatatatatatatatatatttatatatatatatatatacctgcaCTTCACCAACAGTCTCAGGAGTGCACAAAAATTAGTAGTagtatatctttatatataggAGTGCATGAACCTGAAATCACGTACCCGTCGTCTTTTTGACTAATTTTTGTGCTATTAAATAAGTGATCTCCttccaaaaataatcaaaattaaatacgCGTCGATTAGgttgttgtgttttttctttgtcttctacAAATACGTACGAGACAAGAATTTTTAAGTAATAACAACTGAGACGACGAATTCAGAAAGGTCATATGCTCAAGTTTATGAGACACCAATATGTTACAcaattgtataattgtatattGCGCTCTAAATAGGCATATTACTATATGTAGTATATATGAGTGCATATGCGTGTGTTTTTCGAATCTGGTTTTTTGATATCCAAGATTTGATAGATCATGCATGTCGATGCTAGTGTCTGGAACTTGTTCCAagattcttttattattattattattattattatgtttatcGTTTAGGTATTCTTTGGCTTGGTTTAAAGAGAATCCTTCtaaaattcacatatatatatatatatatatgtgtgtgttttcttgatAAAATTAACACATATTCTATAGCATTTTTCTTAAGCAAAAAGAATATCCCCTCCATTTGCATATATGTTTAAGTTATGGGTTTTATTGGGTATATTAGTATTATAGTACATTTTGGAAACTTAATTAGTGTTTTAGTACaaacactatttataattgGCAAAATAGGTGAGAGAGTGTTTGTGTGTGAGTGTGTATGTGAAATAGGAGAGTTATGTAGGATCCATTTGTGGGATTGAAAAATtgtgataattatttaaatagttgttaatataatctttttaggaatttttcaaatacaaa is a genomic window containing:
- the LOC104751411 gene encoding bifunctional nuclease 1, producing the protein MRSLQAPVVCPAIRPRQVGGACASLVNYTGLKPRSQFWGNHRNKGVKSHQVTTTTITLRFCNRSTIKCVFSSHSDGTGSTAENFNEHDEDYVKSSVMEAVEVRSGSDGFMVKMRDGRQLRCVHNNPQGGHLPDYAPHPAIVLKMEDGTGLLLPIIVLEMPSVLLMAAMTNVQIARPTMYQVVKEMVDKMGYEVRLVRVTKRVHEAYFAQLYLSKVGNASDCISFDLRPSDAINIAVRCKVPIQVNKYLAYSDGMRVIESGKLSTLAPASDGLLFIEQDRPNGQACLDTKEFNILSNMMQAVDEERYDEAAEWRDKLGKFRAKRNLKKYT